In a single window of the Equus quagga isolate Etosha38 chromosome 7, UCLA_HA_Equagga_1.0, whole genome shotgun sequence genome:
- the LOC124242284 gene encoding eukaryotic translation initiation factor 3 subunit C, protein MSRFFTTGSDSESESSLSGEELVTKPVGGNYGKQPLLLSEDEEDTKRVVRSAKDKRFEELTNLIRTIRNAMKIRDVTKCLEEFELLGKAYGKAKSIVDKEGVPRFYIRILADLEDYLNELWEDKEGKKKMNKNNAKALSTLRQKIRKYNRDFESHITNYKQNPEQSADEDAEKNEEDSEGSSDEDEDEDGVSAATFLKKKSEVPSGESRKFLKKMEDEDEDSEDSEDDEDWDTGSTSSGSDSEEEEGKQTVLASRFLKKAPTTEEDKKAAEKKREDKAKKKHDRKSKRLDEEEEDNEGGEWERVRGGVPLVKEKPKMFAKGTEITHAVVIKKLNEILQARGKKGTDRAAQIELLQLLVQIASENNLGEGVIVKIKFNIIASLYDYNPNLATYMKPEMWQKCLDCINELMDILFANPNIFVGENILEESENLHNIEQPLRVRGCILTLVERMDEEFTKIMQNTDPHSQEYVEHLKDEAQVCAIIERVQRYLEEKGTTEEICRVYLRRILHTYYKFDYKAHQRQLTPPEGSSKSEQDQAENEGEDSAVLMERLCKYIYAKDRTDRIRTCAILCHIYHHALHSRWYQARDLMLMSHLQDNIQHADPPVQILYNRTMVQLGICAFRQGLTKDAHNALLDIQSSGRAKELLGQGLLLRSLQERNQEQEKVERRRQVPFHLHINLELLECVYLVSAMLLEIPYMAAHESDARRRMISKQFHHQLRVGERQPLLGPPESMREHVVAASKAMKMGDWKTCHSFIINEKMNGKVWDLFPEADKVRTMLVRKIQEESLRTYLFTYSSVYDSISMETLSDMFELDLPTVHSIISKMIINEELMASLDQPTQTVVMHRTEPTAQQNLALQLAEKLGSLVENNERVFDHKQGTYGGYFRDQKDGYRKNEGYMRRGGYRQQQSQTAY, encoded by the exons GCCATTGTTGCTGAGTGAGGATGAAGAAGATACCAAGAGAGTTGTCCGAAGTGCCAAGGACAAGAG GTTTGAAGAGCTTACCAACCTTATCCGGACCATCCGTAATGCCATGAAGATTCGGGATGTCACCAAGTGCCTGGAAGAGTTTGAGCTGCTGGGAAAAGCATATGGGAAGGCTAAGAGCATTGTGGACAAGGAAGGGGTCCCACGGTTCTATATCCGCATCTTGGCTGACCTAGAAGACTATCTTAATGAG CTATGGGAAGATAAGGAAGGCAAGAAGAAGATGAACAAGAACAATGCCAAGGCCCTGAGCACCCTGCGCCAGAAGATCCGAAAATACAACCGAGATTTTGAGTCTCATATTACAAATTACAAACAG AACCCTGAGCAGTCTGCAGATGAAGATGCTGAGAAGAATGAGGAGGATTCAGAAG GCTCTTcagatgaggatgaggatgaggatggagTCAGTGCTGCAACTTTCctgaagaagaaatcagaagttCCTTCTGGGGAGAGtcgaaagttcctcaaaaagatgGAG gaTGAAGATGAGGACTCAGAAGATTCAGAAGATGATGAAGACTGGGACACAGGCTCCACATCTTCTGGTTCAgactcagaggaggaagaagggaaacagACCGTGCTGGCTTCAAGAttccttaaaaa GGCCCCCACCACAGAGGAGGACAAGAAGGCAGCTGAGAAGAAACGGGAGGACAAAGCCAAGAAGAAGCATGATAGGAAATCTAAGCGCctggacgaggaggaggaggacaatgAAGGCGGAGAGTGGGAAAGGGTCCGGGGTGGAGTACCCCTCGTTAAG GAGAAGCCAAAAATGTTTGCCAAGGGAACTGAGATCACCCATGCTGTTGTCATCAAGAAACTGAATGAGATCTTACAGGCACGAGGCAAGAAGGGAACTGATCG TGCAGCCCAGATtgagctgctgcagctgctggttCAGATTGCTTCTGAAAACAACCTTGGGGAGGGTGTAATTGTCAAGATCAAGTTCAATATCATCGCCTCTCTCTATGATTACAACCCCAACCTGGCCACATACATGAAG CCTGAGATGTGGCAGAAGTGCCTGGACTGCATCAATGAGCTGATGGACATCCTGTTTGCAAACCCCAACATCTTTGTTGgagagaacattctggaagagAGTGAGAACTTGCATAATATTGAGCAG CCATTGCGTGTCCGTGGCTGTATCCTAACTCTGGTGGAACGAATGGATGAAGAGTTTACCAAAATAATGCAGAATACTGATCCTCACTCTCAAG AGTATGTGGAGCACCTGAAGGATGAGGCACAGGTGTGCGCCATCATTGAGCGCGTGCAGCGCTACTTGGAGGAGAAGGGCACTACTGAGGAGATCTGTCGTGTCTACTTGAGGCGCATCCTCCACACCTACTACAAATTTGATTACAAGGCCCATCAGCGGCAGCTTACCCCGCCTGAGGGCTCCTCAAAG TCTGAGCAAGACCAGGCAGAAAATGAGGGCGAGGACTCAGCTGTGTTGATGGAGAGACTGTGCAAGTACATCTATGCCAAGGACCGCACAGACCGTATCCGCACGTGTGCCATCCTCTGCCATATCTACCATCATGCTCTGCACTCCCGCTGGTACCAGGCCCGTGACCTCATGCTCATGAGCCATCTACAAGACAACATTCAGCACGCGGACCCACCAGTACAG ATCCTGTACAACCGCACCATGGTGCAGCTGGGCATCTGTGCCTTCCGCCAGGGCCTGACCAAGGATGCTCACAATGCCCTGCTAGACATCCAGTCGAGTGGCCGAGCCAAGGAGCTTCTGGGCCAGGGTCTGCTGCTGCGCAGCCTGCAGGAGCGCAACCAGGAGCAGGAGAAGGTAGAGCGGCGCCGGCAGGTGCCGTTCCACCTGCACATCAACCTGGAGCTGCTGGAGTGTGTTTATCTGGTGTCTGCCATGCTGCTGGAGATCCCCTACATGGCCGCCCATGAGAGTGATGCCCGCCGGCGCATGATCAGCAAGCAGTTCCATCACCAACTGCGGGTGGGCGAGCGACAGCCCTTGCTGG GTCCCCCTGAGTCAATGAGAGAACATGTGGTTGCTGCCTCCAAGGCCATGAAGATGGGTGACTGGAAGACCTGCCACAGTTTTATCATCAATGAGAAGATGAATGGCAAAGTGTGGGACCTTTTCCCTGAGGCTGACAAAGTCCGAACCATGCTGGTTAG gaAGATCCAGGAAGAGTCACTGCGGACATACCTCTTCACTTACAGCAGTGTCTATGACTCCATCAG CATGGAGACACTGTCGGACATGTTTGAGCTGGACCTGCCCACTGTGCACTCCATCATCAGCAAGATGATCATTAATGAAGAGTTGATG GCCTCCCTAGACCAGCCGACGCAGACAGTAGTGATGCACCGTACCGAGCCCACTGCCCAACAGAACCTGGCTCTGCAGCTAGCTGAGAAGCTAGGCAGCCTAGTGGAAAATAATGAGCGGGTGTTTGACCACAAGCAGGGTACCTATGGTGGCTACTTCCGAG ACCAGAAGGATGGCTACCGCAAAAACGAGGGGTACATGCGCCGGGGTGGCTACCGCCAGCAGCAGTCTCAGACAGCCTACTGA